A region from the Lysobacter sp. BMK333-48F3 genome encodes:
- a CDS encoding YbhB/YbcL family Raf kinase inhibitor-like protein: protein MRIHSNSFEHGQRLPAEFAAGQASGDGYGFAANRNPHLAWDEVPAGTRSFALICIDPDVPTVAEMVGRADVQIPEHQVRGDFIHWVVADLPAELREIAAGGCSDGVVAHGKRDPAGPAGSRQGLNDYTGWFAADPDMAGDWYGYDGAFPPPNDLRLHRYFFRLFALDVERLELDPRFTAADVFYAIQGHVLGQATTYATYSLNPAVAG from the coding sequence ATGCGCATCCACAGCAACAGCTTCGAGCACGGCCAGCGTCTGCCGGCCGAGTTCGCCGCCGGCCAGGCCAGCGGCGACGGCTACGGTTTCGCCGCCAACCGCAACCCGCACCTGGCCTGGGACGAGGTGCCCGCCGGGACCCGTTCGTTCGCGCTGATCTGCATCGACCCCGACGTGCCGACCGTGGCCGAGATGGTCGGACGCGCCGACGTGCAGATTCCCGAGCACCAGGTGCGTGGCGATTTCATCCACTGGGTGGTCGCCGACCTGCCCGCCGAGCTGCGCGAGATCGCCGCCGGCGGCTGCAGCGACGGCGTGGTCGCGCACGGCAAGCGCGATCCGGCCGGCCCCGCCGGCTCGCGCCAGGGCCTGAACGACTACACCGGCTGGTTCGCCGCCGATCCGGACATGGCCGGGGATTGGTACGGCTACGACGGCGCCTTCCCGCCGCCGAACGACCTGCGCCTGCACCGTTATTTCTTCCGCCTGTTCGCGCTCGACGTCGAGCGGCTGGAACTGGATCCGCGCTTCACCGCTGCGGACGTGTTCTACGCCATCCAGGGCCACGTGCTCGGCCAGGCGACGACCTACGCGACGTATTCGTTGAATCCCGCGGTCGCGGGCTGA
- a CDS encoding RDD family protein → MEEQPNPYHAPQAAVAVPERVGALADASRSRRLANHVIDTLAMLAMMFAGTLAYALIAGDAAVEALEQPNLARDIGFNIVLMLVYYVPLEGMFGATLGKLVTGTRVVDDRGWPPSWGQVLGRTACRLIPFEPLSVLISGRGWHDRLPRTRVVRTR, encoded by the coding sequence ATGGAAGAGCAACCCAACCCCTACCACGCGCCGCAGGCGGCGGTGGCCGTGCCGGAACGGGTCGGCGCCCTGGCCGATGCCAGCCGCAGCCGGCGCCTGGCCAATCACGTGATCGATACCTTGGCGATGTTGGCGATGATGTTCGCCGGCACCCTGGCGTATGCGTTGATCGCCGGCGATGCCGCGGTCGAGGCGCTTGAGCAGCCGAACCTGGCGCGCGACATCGGCTTCAACATCGTGCTGATGCTGGTCTACTACGTGCCGCTGGAAGGCATGTTCGGCGCGACCCTGGGCAAGCTGGTCACCGGTACCCGGGTGGTCGACGACCGAGGCTGGCCGCCGAGCTGGGGCCAGGTGCTGGGCCGCACCGCATGCCGGCTGATTCCGTTCGAGCCGCTGTCGGTCCTGATCTCCGGGCGCGGCTGGCACGACCGCCTGCCGCGCACCCGGGTGGTGCGGACGCGCTGA
- a CDS encoding META and DUF4377 domain-containing protein codes for MNIQRPLLLAAALSSVLLAACAAPSTNHDGADAGAKPESAALDAAKSDPAPAASAIELPAYVWNLERASDAAGKPIALLQREGKYGLQLSFRDGRVGVSGGCNRAGAAYALAGDKLEIKSFQTTLMACQDQRLMQMDSEIAKQLEGSAQYAIQGEAPQPRLLLTTASGAKLELSGEATAETRYGGPGATAFFEVDAQRRTCPHPLIPNHQCLWVRERKYDANGVALKPEGEWQFLYQEIEGYTHEPGVRNVVRVKKFDIKNPPADASSVAYVLDMVVESELVAPKR; via the coding sequence ATGAATATCCAACGCCCCCTGCTCCTCGCCGCCGCGCTGTCCAGCGTTCTGCTCGCCGCCTGCGCTGCGCCCTCGACCAACCACGACGGCGCCGACGCCGGCGCCAAGCCCGAGAGCGCCGCACTGGATGCGGCCAAGTCCGACCCGGCGCCGGCCGCGTCCGCGATCGAGCTGCCCGCCTACGTCTGGAACCTGGAGCGCGCCAGCGACGCCGCCGGCAAGCCGATCGCGCTGCTGCAACGCGAAGGCAAGTACGGCCTGCAACTGAGTTTCCGCGACGGCCGCGTCGGCGTGTCCGGCGGCTGCAACCGCGCCGGCGCCGCGTATGCGCTCGCCGGCGACAAGCTCGAGATCAAGTCCTTCCAGACCACGCTGATGGCCTGCCAGGACCAGCGCCTGATGCAGATGGACAGCGAGATCGCCAAGCAGTTGGAAGGCAGCGCCCAGTACGCGATCCAGGGCGAAGCGCCGCAGCCGCGCCTGCTGCTGACCACCGCCTCGGGCGCCAAGCTCGAACTCAGCGGCGAAGCGACCGCGGAAACCCGCTACGGCGGCCCGGGCGCGACCGCGTTCTTCGAAGTCGACGCCCAGCGCCGCACCTGCCCGCATCCGCTGATCCCCAACCATCAGTGCCTGTGGGTGCGCGAGCGCAAGTACGACGCCAACGGCGTGGCGCTGAAGCCGGAAGGCGAATGGCAGTTCCTGTACCAGGAGATCGAGGGCTACACCCACGAGCCCGGCGTGCGCAACGTGGTGCGGGTGAAGAAGTTCGACATCAAGAACCCGCCGGCCGACGCCTCGTCGGTGGCTTACGTGCTCGACATGGTGGTCGAGAGCGAGCTGGTCGCGCCCAAGCGCTGA
- a CDS encoding META domain-containing protein — protein sequence MPDARLAERLQSVDWRPVWARDAHGKPVAALNLKLGRDLRARFRNGSYELIGVCNTVSGAYRVEGGRLLRDRRLDTVETTAGCRRDMAAERAFFAQPLLDTRISIDWQRRVWTLHAIADDGSRMELVDAAVLKTVPDR from the coding sequence ATGCCGGACGCCCGCCTGGCCGAGCGGCTGCAGTCGGTCGACTGGCGACCGGTATGGGCCCGCGACGCCCACGGCAAGCCGGTGGCCGCATTGAACCTCAAGCTCGGGCGCGATCTGCGCGCCCGCTTCCGCAACGGCAGCTACGAATTGATCGGCGTGTGCAACACCGTCAGCGGCGCTTACCGGGTCGAAGGCGGCCGGCTGCTGCGCGACCGCCGGCTCGATACGGTGGAAACCACCGCCGGCTGTCGGCGCGACATGGCGGCCGAGCGCGCCTTCTTCGCCCAGCCGCTGCTCGATACGCGCATTTCCATCGATTGGCAGCGGCGCGTGTGGACGCTGCATGCGATCGCCGACGACGGCTCGCGCATGGAACTGGTCGACGCAGCGGTATTGAAGACGGTGCCGGATCGCTGA
- a CDS encoding DUF2750 domain-containing protein yields the protein MHDLDESDPQRLLDYLELSAPERYAAWLDAVAREGRLWVAVSGDYVLTLFDEDGQELLPVWPSAETAQASLASAAKLRDYAPASRELAAWRERAVPALDQDGLLVGVFPNAQRQCAAVAPAQVLAHLDALLADQAGDGEADEAGDSAAEGIDLEQARRALAQKFAQPKD from the coding sequence ATGCACGACCTCGACGAATCCGATCCGCAACGCCTGCTCGATTACCTGGAACTGTCGGCGCCGGAACGCTACGCGGCCTGGCTGGACGCGGTCGCGCGCGAGGGCCGGCTGTGGGTCGCGGTGTCCGGCGACTACGTGCTCACCCTGTTCGACGAAGACGGCCAGGAACTGCTGCCGGTATGGCCCTCGGCCGAGACCGCGCAGGCCAGCCTGGCCTCGGCGGCCAAGCTCCGGGACTACGCGCCGGCCTCGCGCGAACTGGCCGCCTGGCGCGAGCGCGCCGTGCCGGCGCTGGACCAGGACGGCCTGCTGGTCGGCGTGTTCCCGAATGCGCAGCGGCAATGCGCGGCGGTCGCGCCGGCGCAGGTGTTGGCCCACCTGGATGCCTTGCTCGCCGACCAGGCCGGCGACGGCGAGGCGGACGAGGCCGGCGACAGCGCCGCCGAAGGCATCGACCTGGAGCAGGCGCGGCGCGCGCTGGCGCAGAAGTTCGCCCAGCCCAAGGACTGA
- a CDS encoding undecaprenyl-diphosphate phosphatase, with product MTDLLAALILGIIEGITEFLPISSTGHLLIAQHWLGHRSDLFNISIQAGAILAVVVIYWKRLWELATGFSRRENRDYLFKLGAAFGVTAVLGIAVKKAGFQLPDQVLPIAWALVLGGVWMIAAEHFAAKRAAALGERSAITWTVAILVGIAQVIAGVFPGTSRSGATIFIALLAGTTSRAAATEFTFLVGIPTMFAATGYELLDVLGTPAAANEDWNALGVAFVASAVTAFIAVKWLLRYIQTHRFTAFAIYRFVFGAALLLLMPSGS from the coding sequence ATGACCGACCTGTTAGCCGCCCTGATCCTGGGCATCATCGAAGGCATCACCGAATTCCTGCCGATTTCCAGCACCGGTCACCTGCTGATCGCCCAGCACTGGCTCGGCCACCGCTCGGACCTGTTCAACATCTCGATCCAGGCCGGCGCGATCCTGGCGGTGGTGGTGATCTACTGGAAGCGGCTGTGGGAACTGGCCACCGGCTTCTCCCGGCGCGAGAACCGCGACTACCTGTTCAAGCTCGGCGCCGCGTTCGGCGTCACCGCGGTGCTCGGCATCGCGGTCAAGAAGGCCGGCTTCCAGTTGCCCGACCAGGTCCTGCCGATCGCCTGGGCGCTGGTGCTGGGCGGGGTGTGGATGATCGCGGCCGAGCATTTCGCCGCCAAGCGCGCCGCCGCGCTCGGCGAGCGCAGCGCGATCACCTGGACCGTGGCGATCCTGGTCGGCATCGCCCAGGTGATCGCCGGCGTGTTCCCCGGCACCTCGCGCTCGGGCGCGACCATCTTCATCGCCCTGCTCGCCGGCACCACCAGCCGCGCCGCGGCGACCGAGTTCACCTTCCTGGTCGGCATCCCGACCATGTTCGCCGCCACCGGCTACGAACTGCTCGACGTGCTCGGCACGCCGGCGGCCGCGAACGAGGACTGGAACGCGCTCGGGGTGGCCTTCGTCGCCTCGGCGGTGACCGCCTTCATCGCGGTGAAGTGGCTGTTGCGCTATATCCAGACCCATCGTTTCACCGCTTTCGCGATCTACCGCTTCGTGTTCGGCGCGGCGCTGTTGCTGCTGATGCCGTCGGGCAGCTGA